In Paenibacillus sp. BIC5C1, a genomic segment contains:
- a CDS encoding ABC transporter substrate-binding protein: protein MKNRFWGKRVLAVLATASLALPLLAGCTASESKDNEQRVLRVATLWGGQDDSYFRQQFTDAFELTHPNITIEVVPAVDQGSMYGYGNQEEQQDIPDTMESLKKIMTGDNPVDVIVADTATVKSLIQENMVKQLDPLMQEDKFDTSDIVPSVLEGIKDLGDQSIYALTPTFSSSALFYNKGMFEKAGVEPPTDNMTWDDIFNLGTRLTKGEGKDHVFGFSFSTYQGGSPYYTMSQYYNSLQLKIFDDKAEKMTVDSPQWEKVWSTISKLALDKVIPKGDEPQDNQDEGGRYNPLQGDLFLSGKTAMVIGDYSYINQLIDANKNADKMKDFTKVDWDVVTPPVHPEAPEIGGNIYLSNLMAINSSAQNPDDAWELIKYMNSEDWAKIKARSSYEMVSRKSFIKPKDGLDYNIQAFYTLKPVPPTNTNLDKMYQKMPNLWQVNDKGMEYFNQVLENKKTPKEALGEWAAKGNEMLEKLKKNPKATFQ from the coding sequence ATGAAGAACAGGTTTTGGGGAAAACGGGTGCTGGCCGTGCTGGCTACAGCCAGTCTGGCATTGCCGCTGCTTGCGGGTTGTACAGCGAGTGAGTCCAAGGATAACGAGCAGCGTGTACTGCGTGTAGCGACTTTATGGGGGGGCCAGGATGACAGTTATTTCCGTCAGCAGTTTACTGATGCTTTTGAATTGACACATCCAAATATAACGATTGAAGTTGTACCAGCGGTAGATCAGGGCAGCATGTACGGGTATGGTAACCAGGAAGAACAGCAGGACATTCCGGATACGATGGAAAGCTTGAAGAAGATTATGACAGGGGATAACCCGGTAGACGTCATCGTGGCGGATACGGCGACAGTCAAGTCGTTAATTCAGGAAAACATGGTGAAACAACTGGACCCACTGATGCAGGAAGATAAGTTTGATACTTCGGATATTGTGCCAAGTGTTCTCGAAGGAATCAAGGATTTGGGAGATCAGAGCATCTATGCTTTGACGCCAACGTTCTCCTCTTCCGCTTTGTTCTATAACAAGGGTATGTTTGAGAAAGCAGGCGTAGAGCCTCCAACGGACAATATGACTTGGGATGATATTTTCAACTTAGGTACTCGCCTCACTAAAGGTGAAGGAAAAGACCATGTATTTGGTTTCTCTTTCAGTACCTATCAAGGCGGTTCTCCATACTATACGATGTCGCAGTATTATAACTCTCTGCAGTTGAAAATTTTTGATGACAAAGCAGAAAAAATGACCGTTGATTCTCCTCAGTGGGAGAAAGTATGGAGTACGATAAGCAAGCTGGCTTTAGATAAAGTCATCCCTAAAGGAGACGAACCGCAGGATAATCAAGATGAGGGTGGACGTTATAATCCACTTCAGGGTGATCTGTTCCTGAGTGGCAAAACAGCCATGGTGATTGGAGATTACAGTTACATTAATCAATTGATTGATGCCAATAAAAATGCGGATAAAATGAAAGATTTTACGAAGGTAGACTGGGATGTTGTCACGCCTCCAGTTCATCCGGAGGCTCCTGAAATTGGAGGTAATATTTATCTGAGCAACCTCATGGCCATTAATAGTTCTGCTCAGAACCCTGATGATGCATGGGAATTGATCAAGTATATGAACAGTGAAGACTGGGCGAAAATCAAAGCTCGCAGCAGTTATGAGATGGTTTCACGGAAAAGCTTCATTAAACCGAAGGATGGTTTGGATTACAACATCCAGGCATTCTATACATTGAAACCTGTACCTCCGACCAATACGAACTTGGATAAAATGTATCAGAAAATGCCGAACCTGTGGCAAGTAAATGACAAGGGTATGGAATACTTCAATCAAGTTCTTGAGAACAAAAAAACACCTAAAGAAGCACTTGGTGAATGGGCAGCCAAAGGGAACGAGATGTTGGAGAAGTTGAAAAAGAACCCTAAAGCCACGTTTCAATAA
- a CDS encoding ABC transporter ATP-binding protein, translating to MIQCEGLVKIFKSSDVEVVALQGLNLIVNQGEMMAIIGNSGSGKSTLLNILGGLDRPTAGTAVVGDWDLLKMTDAQLVEYKRHTVGFIWQNNGRNLLPYLTALENVETPMILGGKRDRAYAMQLLEWVGLKDRMHNKLHQLSGGEQQRVAIAISLSNRPKLLLADEPTGSVDSETCDTIMGIFRKMNKELGVTIVIVTHDLTLAGKVDRIVAIRDGLTSTEFVKRNPNLDDEHGLSEAGAPDIHEAFVIIDRAGRLQVPKEYLEALSIDNRATLEFDGERIVITPPR from the coding sequence GTGATCCAATGCGAAGGACTTGTCAAAATTTTTAAATCCAGCGATGTGGAAGTCGTTGCCCTTCAAGGTCTCAATCTGATTGTCAATCAAGGTGAAATGATGGCCATTATCGGTAACAGTGGCAGTGGCAAATCCACATTGCTCAACATTCTGGGTGGACTTGATCGTCCAACAGCCGGTACAGCCGTTGTCGGGGATTGGGATTTGCTGAAAATGACAGACGCCCAATTGGTAGAGTACAAACGTCATACCGTAGGGTTCATTTGGCAAAATAACGGCCGTAATCTGCTGCCATACCTCACAGCACTGGAGAACGTGGAAACGCCCATGATTTTGGGAGGCAAGCGCGATCGTGCCTATGCCATGCAGCTGCTGGAGTGGGTTGGACTGAAGGATCGGATGCACAACAAGCTGCATCAATTGTCCGGTGGTGAGCAGCAGCGGGTGGCGATTGCCATCTCGCTATCAAATCGCCCCAAGCTGCTGCTTGCCGATGAGCCAACAGGTTCGGTGGATTCAGAGACTTGTGATACCATCATGGGCATTTTCCGCAAAATGAACAAGGAACTCGGGGTCACGATTGTGATTGTTACTCATGATCTAACCCTCGCTGGCAAGGTGGACCGGATCGTGGCGATTCGGGACGGCTTGACCAGCACCGAGTTTGTGAAACGCAATCCGAATCTGGATGACGAACACGGCTTATCGGAGGCAGGAGCCCCGGATATTCATGAAGCTTTTGTCATTATTGACCGTGCGGGACGACTTCAAGTGCCAAAGGAGTATCTGGAGGCGCTGTCTATTGATAATCGTGCCACATTGGAATTTGACGGTGAACGTATTGTCATTACACCGCCAAGATAA
- a CDS encoding ABC transporter permease, giving the protein MGLPLLRLLFRKMWNTRWMTFSTLIGLIVAVAFTVSIPMYADGALKRVVAQTLQDNSEGLPAGSLLMSYQAPGGVKTDTRGLEEVDRYIREDVPRDIDFPFHTYVNSRSIRSTEVNPEDPTKVDASRVRSMSLGTMTGLDAQVNYSAGVKPGNQVKDDTIEAVMLEEGMYRNDLHIGDVLEYPIYSGLDITLRVKITGSFKADDPSSPYWVQGFDGMMNGLYVDESVFNNVLLKEKGIPLQNSRWYYAFDLKEIQTSQLSGLTSVLERLDIELYQRLKDTKVDITFGDLLKQFRSQSLQLQTMLFTLAAPMIAMVFYFIAMNARQSLQKQESDIAVLRSRGASARQIFSLYLLEGIFLGAIALVIGPFLGWFMAKSIGSASGFLSFVDRKSIPIGISKEAILLGLIAVLVAIIASLIPAITYARATIVSAKRRQARTDRAPVWQRWFLDIALLGLAGYGYYLFYERQMLTFQTGMTTDQLQVQPFLFFVPALAIFALGLFFLRLFPWILKLIQLIGRKFLPVPLYLTLTQLSRSSSSYYPLMILLVLTLGLGVYNSAAARTIDLNSTERTLYRYGSDVIMQTVWEGTPEVKPNGSGQNGGSGGGQQGGGNGNGGSGGGGGTSQPTKMIYSEPPFEVFRSLNGVEHAARVLQTKGNIIVSGKSGGQGMLVGIDNVDFAQVAWFRNDLFPAHPYKYLDLLGKYEGAVLISSKFADKFKLKTGDLVSIGVQGQAIEFVVFGIIPYWPAQYPDQMPFFIANLDYIYDQVPLIPYEVWLKMEPDAKVAPLMEKLAAEGIELSSVRDVRTELVSQGKHPSRGGVFGILSLGFLVSVIISLIGYILYWFFNLSGRVVQFGVLRAMGLSRAQLSGMLLLEQVFTAGLSIILGIGIGQVSSRLFLPFLQTTDNVSAQVPPFRIVFEEKDMLQLYGVTVVMLIIGATMLLWQIRRLRVHQAVKMGEER; this is encoded by the coding sequence ATGGGGCTGCCATTGCTTCGACTGTTGTTCCGCAAAATGTGGAACACTCGCTGGATGACGTTCAGCACACTGATCGGACTGATTGTGGCGGTCGCGTTCACCGTTAGTATTCCGATGTATGCCGATGGTGCGCTGAAGCGGGTCGTGGCCCAGACGCTGCAGGATAACAGTGAGGGACTGCCAGCTGGCTCGTTGCTCATGAGTTACCAGGCACCTGGTGGTGTGAAGACAGACACACGTGGTCTGGAAGAGGTGGATCGATATATTCGCGAGGATGTGCCCCGTGACATCGATTTTCCTTTTCATACGTATGTGAACTCCCGTTCCATCCGTAGCACAGAGGTGAACCCGGAAGACCCGACCAAAGTGGATGCCAGCCGGGTCCGCAGCATGAGTCTGGGTACGATGACAGGCCTGGATGCACAGGTTAATTATTCGGCGGGAGTGAAGCCGGGCAACCAGGTCAAGGACGATACGATTGAAGCGGTCATGCTCGAAGAGGGCATGTATCGTAACGATTTGCATATCGGAGATGTTCTGGAGTATCCGATTTACAGCGGTCTTGATATTACGTTGCGTGTGAAGATTACAGGTTCTTTCAAAGCTGATGATCCTAGCAGTCCGTATTGGGTACAGGGATTTGACGGCATGATGAACGGACTATATGTGGATGAGTCGGTATTTAATAATGTTTTGCTGAAGGAAAAAGGAATTCCGCTTCAGAATTCACGTTGGTATTATGCATTTGATCTGAAAGAGATTCAAACGAGCCAGCTCTCGGGATTGACCTCTGTGCTGGAAAGGCTGGATATCGAACTGTATCAGCGGTTGAAGGATACGAAAGTGGACATCACCTTCGGGGATCTGCTGAAACAATTCCGCAGTCAGAGTCTGCAATTGCAGACCATGCTGTTCACACTGGCAGCACCGATGATTGCGATGGTCTTTTATTTTATTGCCATGAATGCCAGACAGTCGTTACAGAAGCAGGAAAGTGACATCGCGGTTCTGCGCAGTCGCGGAGCTTCTGCCCGGCAGATATTCTCTCTTTATCTGCTTGAAGGTATATTCCTGGGAGCGATTGCTCTTGTCATCGGACCGTTTCTTGGATGGTTTATGGCGAAAAGCATCGGTTCAGCAAGCGGATTCCTGTCGTTCGTGGATCGCAAATCCATTCCAATCGGAATATCAAAAGAAGCCATTCTGCTTGGCCTTATCGCCGTGTTGGTGGCAATCATAGCCTCGCTCATTCCGGCAATAACCTATGCGCGGGCCACGATTGTATCAGCCAAGCGGAGACAGGCACGAACGGATCGTGCGCCGGTATGGCAGCGCTGGTTCCTGGATATTGCTTTGCTGGGGCTCGCCGGATATGGATATTACTTGTTCTATGAACGGCAAATGTTGACGTTCCAGACCGGAATGACGACAGATCAGCTTCAGGTACAGCCGTTTCTGTTTTTTGTACCGGCACTCGCGATCTTTGCACTGGGATTGTTCTTCTTACGGTTGTTCCCGTGGATTTTGAAGCTGATTCAGCTGATTGGGCGTAAGTTTCTCCCGGTTCCACTGTATCTGACACTGACGCAGCTTTCACGTTCATCGTCTTCTTACTATCCTTTGATGATCCTGCTTGTATTGACACTCGGACTCGGAGTGTATAACTCGGCAGCGGCTCGAACCATTGACCTGAACTCGACCGAGCGTACGTTATACCGCTATGGTTCGGATGTTATTATGCAAACGGTATGGGAAGGTACACCTGAGGTTAAGCCAAATGGTTCCGGACAAAACGGAGGTTCAGGCGGTGGACAGCAGGGTGGAGGAAACGGTAACGGTGGTTCTGGAGGCGGCGGTGGTACTTCACAACCCACGAAGATGATCTATTCCGAGCCGCCTTTTGAAGTGTTCCGCAGCCTGAATGGTGTCGAACATGCGGCGAGAGTGCTGCAAACGAAAGGCAACATTATTGTCTCTGGCAAATCGGGTGGACAGGGAATGCTGGTGGGGATCGACAATGTGGATTTTGCCCAAGTGGCGTGGTTCCGCAACGATCTGTTCCCGGCCCATCCTTATAAGTACCTTGACTTGCTTGGAAAATATGAAGGGGCCGTATTGATCTCTTCCAAATTTGCAGACAAATTCAAGCTCAAAACCGGAGACCTCGTCTCTATTGGAGTACAGGGCCAGGCGATTGAATTTGTGGTCTTTGGCATTATACCGTACTGGCCTGCCCAATACCCGGATCAAATGCCGTTTTTCATCGCGAATCTGGATTACATCTATGATCAAGTGCCTCTGATTCCGTATGAGGTTTGGCTGAAGATGGAGCCTGATGCCAAAGTCGCTCCTTTGATGGAGAAACTTGCAGCAGAAGGTATTGAGTTATCGTCTGTACGCGATGTGCGTACAGAGCTGGTATCCCAAGGCAAACATCCGTCAAGAGGCGGGGTGTTCGGCATACTGAGTCTCGGATTCCTTGTGTCGGTCATTATTTCTCTGATCGGATACATTCTGTACTGGTTCTTCAATCTATCCGGGCGTGTAGTACAGTTTGGTGTCCTGAGGGCGATGGGGTTATCACGGGCACAACTGAGCGGTATGTTGCTGTTAGAGCAGGTGTTCACGGCGGGTCTGTCCATCATTCTTGGTATTGGCATTGGTCAGGTATCCAGTCGTCTGTTCTTGCCCTTCCTGCAAACGACAGATAATGTGTCCGCTCAGGTACCTCCGTTCCGAATTGTTTTTGAAGAAAAAGATATGCTGCAACTGTACGGCGTGACCGTGGTCATGCTGATCATTGGCGCAACGATGCTGCTGTGGCAGATTCGCAGGCTGCGTGTTCACCAGGCAGTCAAAATGGGAGAGGAGAGGTAA